aaagaaaatagttttggatagaaatttaaataatgcaCCCCAAGATTTTTACTAAAACCATGTAATGCAATTATATAGTTGACTAATGCATTTTTTGTTTCCTCTAATTACTCTTATGGCACACATAGCTCATTAAATTAAAGTTTACTTAATGTATACCATATGtaatttaattatgatttttttattaaattaacttgtatatttttatacataatttttttttttttttgcaaagatACAAAGACTTATTAGttaatgtaattattttttgatgtaaaaaaatatcatatttgaaattaaaaatactaacaTTCTTCATGTataagcaataaataaatattatgtgtgtgtgtgtaattctttcgatttaatataaatatagcTTAGCCCccctaaaaaaattgtatggcTCTGCCCCTGGATAAAATCATTAAAGTATATAGAATTGGCAACCCACAGGGAATTGAAGACATACTACCACAAGATAACATCATATGTACTATCAAATAGGAAAATGCGAAAACCAGATAGAAAAACTTCTTCATGGCACCAACACCGAAAGTCTAGAGGTGTGCATGGGTCCGATTGGGTCGGGTTGAGGGGATTTTTttacccaacccaccatggtgggtcaaaaaaaattcaacctaacccaacccattacataagtccaacccaacccaacccacatgggtcaggttgggtcgggttgaacccatgagTTGAACAATATTGTAGAGTAAAAAATACACCTGTAGGTTGAGACAAagcaaaaacatttaaaaatcaGCCAAAAGAAAACTAAGAAATCAACAAAGCAAAAGCTAAACATTGATCCACCACAACAAGAGAGATAAACAGatagagtgagtgagagagagaaaacattgAGAAACTTTACCTGACACTAGAAGAGAGAGCTACCATTGGAAAGATAACACCACTGCCGAGACGTGATGATAGCTGATGGACGGCAGTGGCTCAGCAGAGGGAGAGAGTGTTAGAGTTCAAATGTGAGTGAAGTGTGAGAAACTGAGAATGGAGGGGAAGAGGGAGGGGCACATTAGGTTTACTGATTGTGAACTAATAGGAATAGGATTTTATACATGATAGGAGGAAACCAAGGAAGTGCTCTacagctagttttttttttaaattattaaatataaatatatatattatatatataatatgatagtAGGAGGAACCGAGGAAGTGCCCTACAactggtttttaaaaaaaaatttaaatatataatatattttaaatatatattaaaatatgggtgGGTCAGGTCGGGTTTGGCaggtttgtaattttatgacctaaacccaacccgactcgctaaaaaaaaaattttgtaacccaacccaacccaccaaaccctaaaaattgACCCAACTCagcgggttgggttgggtcaggtaGGGTTTGGCGGATCGGTGGGTTTTATGCACACCCCTAACCGGAACAATCCATTAACATGAATAGTTGTTAATGGATCATTTCGGTGCTAATGGATCCAAGTGCTATCTACATACTTAAGCCCTCCAAACCTTCTGCTAGGGATCGACTTAACCAAGTCCTTTCTTCAATCTAGTTTGTCAGATACACAATTAAGTAACAATTGCAATCTCCAACTCTCCTTGGTTGAATAGGTTGTGTTTCCAATGATTCTTGTAGATATCTCATTTCGTTCTGTCCTATTCCCGAGCTACTCAGTCCCAATGACAGGAATTTAAATCGTTAGCAAAATGATTAGCACCGTGTGTAAAGCCGAATAACTTACTAGAACCCAAAATGTGAATAAAGAAACCAAGCCTAATAGCCTATGCCTAAAATCAGTTTTAAAGCCCAATTTTTAAGAGGTTTGCAAAAGATGTATCTACAATGAAACCCATATtgaaatcaaacccaaaatcgaAAATATTCAATGAACCTTATAAAACAACCCACACCCAACCATCAGCCAAGATTAAAACTAAAAaggaaaactaaaataaaataaaaaagaaatgatatgaaatgaaaaacaacgagagagagagagagaagatctAAGGTAGAGAGAGACGACTGAGGTGAAGAAAGAGTGATTCGAGGTGGAGAAGAGAGATTTGAcgtagagaaagagagaattcTGAAGCAAAGAGCGCTTAGGAGTGCTGGTAGtgcaagaaagagagagataagatGAGTAGTAATGGAGGTGaagaaagggaaagagagacAACGTGAAAGAGAGATGAGAGTTgtagtgtgagagagagatagagagagtaGTGTTTTGTGATGTCCATAACATCAACTGACAATGTGTGGGTCCCAcgattttcacaatatttacaaTTGTGCTACTCAGAATTGTTACTTAAGTGTTGAATACACCTCTTGATTTGATTCTCTAAATTCATGATTTATGGAATCTCCGCTTGGAATTGTGCCACTCAAAACTGTTACAATTGTGCCACTCAGAACTGCTACAACCACTATATATTTACCAATAATATTGAATATTCCGTTTCATCTCTTTAagagtgtgtttgtttggaggtaaaATAGAgtggatgaaaaacttttttggagtgCGTTTGAATGGGTAgggaggaagaaaaataaatggtgaGAGTCAGGTGTTTTCTCCTTGGGTCCACCAAAATATTCTCTCCAAGATGGAGAAAAAAGTGAATGGAGATGAACTTTTTcttaaatgacaaaaatgatcATATACATGTGCACACGaacttcttcaagtttttttttttcctcttctttttatttttttattttttatcttttgattttttagggCTTGGGcgtgatagttttttttttaaagatgtgttacgtccacaacatttttacaacaaatcataagtggttagttgttattggttcaaatttgaacatatcactaagattacttttttgctctaacaataacaaccagtaacaacctgctacttaagatttattataaaaatgttatgaaaatattgtgaacatattatttcttttttttttactagatgTAACTTTTTTtgggacatgatttttatttttataataaatttaggtgattgcttctttttttttcttttttttttctgtggttatttgtcacttttttgttttaattgtgtATCATTCTTTAAtaagggtatatgagtaaatttattcaaactcattttttccatccctccacttttcctccccaaccaaacaaaaaggagagaaaataaagtattttctatcctctaatttttccattctttcactattttctatcctctcactttttcacccTTCCAACTAAACGGACCCTTAAAGAACTACTACAATTGTGCCACTCAGAACTGCTACAACCACTATATATTTACCAGTAATATTGAATATCTCGTTTCATCTCTTATAGTCATAAAGACAAAGTAGAAGAACAAGGCATCAAGCCACAAAATGCAAAGCATAGATGTCAAGTATAGGACACAACGTAAATTTTACGTTAACAGTAGAATGTAAAACCCAGAATTTTCAATGTGTTAATAGAGAAAGGGGGCAAAAAATTTAGATGACATTAGCTGAGGCAAGGTATCATTTGACTTTATGCTTGTGTAAGGAAGGAACCTTTTGGGGCTGTCATAGGATGTAGATTCACTCTCGCCTACACGTAttcttccttctcttttattttattttattctactaGACACCTCTTTACTCTCTCTTATAAAACATATCTCCTCACATGTAAATATCCTCAGCAAAAGCAGAGAGAATGATGGCTTCTCGTTGCAGTGTACTTCTGACAATTGTGTTCATCTTCACTGTCATTGCATCAGGTACATTCCTTCTCCACCCTTTTGCCTAATGTTCTaagatttatttgtattttaatgaTTAGCAAAAACCACTAGACATTACACCATTGCATGCATCTAACATTTGACttagacacttaaattttcgTGTCAAAGTTGGACTACAAAATTCTAAGGACATTAACTTCCATTAATATTCTTACAAATTTTTGCACACTTTGTGCGACAGTGACTGGAATATCAAGCAGTACAAGAACTTTCACCATAGTAAATTCCTGCAAGGAGACAATATGGCCAGGAATAACACGTAGCGAGAACATCAGCGGTGGTGAATTTAAACTAAAACCGGGCCAATCTACTGTTTATACCGCTTCATCTGGGTGGGGTGGACGCATTTGGGCTCGAACCAGTtgcaaattcaacaaaaatGGCAATGGCACATGCCAAACCGGTAGCTGTGGCAGCACCCTCAATTGCACTGGCCCGAGTAGCCCTCCCACCTCCATCGCCGAGTTTAACCTTGGAGAAATCGATTATTATGATATTAGCCTTGTAGATGGTTTTAACTTGCCTGTGATCGTTAAAGCTTTTAATGGTACGGGCAATTGTAGCACTGCTGGCTGTGATGGAGATTTGAGGCAAAATTGCCCACCAGATCTTACCCTTAAGGCCAATGGGAAGGTCATAGCTTGCCGAAGTGCATGTGATGTGTACAAGTCTGATGAGTATTGTTGTAGAGGAATGCATGGAAATCCTGACTCATGTTCACCTTCAAACTATTCCAAGACTTTCAAGCAAGTATGCCCAGCTGCATACAGCTACGCATATGATGATCCTACGAGTCTCATAACTTGCTCTGGAGCAAACTACGTTGTAGCCTTCTGTGCATCAAGGTAAGACCATATTTAGtgcaattgaaaaaattttaagctccatttaaaaaaaaaaaagttccaagcACTTAACATTTGTAGTTATTAGTTGAGagtaaaaatatgtataagaATGTTTATCTTATTTGAATATGCAATGCGttttcttacaaattttttaatttttttttcttttggttgaaTACAGGAATCAAACGGTATGCTCTTTTCATGATAATCAACTTTTCTGTAATCAATCAAAGGGCTTAAAAGTAGTCCCTCACAGATGGTGGGTTGCGGTGCTTGCTATACCTTTGATGTTAAAATTATGCGTCATGTTCTAGCAAATTCTATATAATGTTTCACAATCTAAAACTCTATTCaatcttttgtttttacttCCTCCTTTTTTGGCTGTAAGATGCCCACCATATCATTCTACTCTGGTTTGGGTGTATAAATTTTCTAGTTGTATAATCTTCTCTGccaaaagaatatgaaaaaaaGGCAAAACCTACTATTGTCTTGTGAAATTAAAGCTAAGAGAGCCCTCTCCCCCAGCAACAGCATTTTGATCCAAGAAAAAGATTAGTATGCAAgatttataaaccaaaaaataaaaacaaacgcAGCTTACCAAGCTAAGTCCCGTcgattttaaatttcaaaacttatttGTAGACACGTCTTACAGACAGCACTGAGAAATGTTGCATAGAATTTCATATCCTCTTCAGTATTGCAAGCACACAAGTAACAAAAGCCTTCAAACCAACATTAGTGACTAGCAATAGCTAGTGTTATAGTTATAGCTTTAGTTGTGGGTGGCAGAATTACGCACGACTTGTGAACCctacacgaaattagcaggttatgagTTAAGGTTTAACAGGTTTGTATCTTATTCTGATTGACTTGActgactcgtttaataaacgTATCGGGTTCGTGTCTAAACCATGGAACATGTTTGACCCATCTGacttgtttaattaaatgacattttaccaatatactcTTCAAACCCTAGGTTTATAAACctattagttgttgtggtttattttctttgacataatatgattgattatttgtgaaataaaaatatattttagttttgaatgattatttgtgatacagttactcgttagttttgaatttataattttttgaaaaatgtatttgtttgatttttcataGTTTAAatcaatttggttaatactAAGCCGTTTAATAAATCAGGTTAGTGTTGGCCCATATTGTTGAATATTCATGAGTTGACATGATACAAACCTGACACATGAAcatgaattgccacccctagatGTAGTTAATGTCATAAATTGATAGCAACAACTTACCATAAGATGGAACTAGCACATGTAGATAGATGACCAGATTGAACATAAACTAAAATACAAGTTAGCAAGCTGAGCTGAAATGCCAAAACAAGATGAAAGggaaattgtgaaattttcacCCAAGTAAGCTCCTAGTCCCGTCTTTGTTAGTGATTGTCAGTGCCTTTTTTGACCTTTTGGGCTAGCTGCTATTGATAAGGAAGGAGAGCTAGGTCTGGCTCTCTTTGCAAGATATGCCAAGACCCAGTCTGTGCACAAAGCAAATAACACTCCAAGGGGcaagatatatatatgtgtgtgtgtgtgtgtgtgtgtgtgtgtgtgtgtgtgggggggggggggggtagaaTATTGATTAGTTCAAGTTCAAACTAATACAcatgaaaataaagaataattacTGCTTCAACAGACATAATCATGAGCAGAAAAGGTGTTCTCAACAGGATGTTAACTAAAAAGAGCTCAATCCCAACTTACACAACCTTATAACTAAATAAGGCTACAAAGTTGATTGGTTTGGAATGTGAGTTAGAGTAGTTATCCTTAGGAGATTACAGAGAGTATGCATTTGGGTTTTCTGAGGAAGGAAAATGATTCTTGGTGATGCATGCTATACACTCCTGTCGTGAATACCCTActcctctttttctctcaagtgtcactttagcattttctctcttctatcACTAGCTCCTTTTATGAATGCCTAGGTTACCATGTCCCTCTATTCATGTCTATTATTCCTATTCATACCACAAAATCATACCTATGTAATTTCCCCCACTTACCCACATTCTTGTCTAGTTCTCTATTTGCTGCAAACATTCATCCCTATTGTGTGATGTTTGCTACCTATGTCAGCCTAAAATTCTCCCACTACCTTCTGACCATGTTCAATAGGATGCCATCCCACTACCCCCCTTCTTACATTCAACCTTATACGCTCCCACTAAGGAGCCTCGGCCCATTCCCCCACGATAGAGCAACTCCTCCCATTTTGGGTAAGATTTATTTGCCATGGAGTCATCATTACTCTCTCTTCTTGAAACAGTTTAGGCtctcattaattctttttgtcCTCATTCTCTAGCATGCATCAAATGACTCTCACCTATTTCCCATTTTTTGGCAAAGATGCTTTCCTAGCAAAGTATATTCCCAAAAGTGGTCTCAGTAGGATATCAAATCTTTCCCCCCGCCATCAAGCCACACCCTCAGCATTTCATCAACTGTGGGCCATGATTTCCCTTGCAGTGGCTGGGCTATAGGACAGCAAAGACCCCAACTTTGCTACATTTGTCTACTCTtctggtttggttttttttttttcttctttatacaATTTTTGCCTCTATCACTTGTTACTCTTTGTTCCCTTTCATTGTGTTCCACCAGAGGAAGTTTtggcttctctttctcttttatatgGATGTTATGGGCTTTATGGGCTTGCTTCCTTTCATTGGGTTTTAGGCCCATTGTTCGTTACTTTCTTATTTACTGCAAAGAACAATCTTTTAGCTTTGTTCATTTTTCCTACTTCGCTAAAATGCTTTACCATAGAATTTGCTCTACTAGACCCTTTTAGAATCTATACTTGGGCTTTACTCTTCCATTCTTTAATTGGGCCTTTGGGCTTTTATATAGTGACACATTTCTCATTTGTGCTCTTCCTCCTAAGGGCCTTTTGAGCCTTATTTTCCAACGGGCTTTTGGATTGTGGGAAAACCTTAAAAAACGGGTATCAACATTTAGTCCCCTTGAGTATTTGGGGTGCTTTGCAGCCACACATCTGaatccttcttttctttccttcgcAGGGTTTGTTGAACAGTGGTCTCTACATCATTATTatgttctctctcttctctttattTCTCTTTCCTTCTAATTTGTTGCGAATAGACCTATCTTTCCAagtttcttcctttattttctatCTAGACATATAACCCTTAGTTCATTTATTGTTTCGCCTATTTTATAATACGCTTCACCATTACCTATTATTTCTCTCACTAACCCATACATTTGTTCATTTCAACTCATCTTCTCttcccattctctttctctgtcATTTTCTTCTCCAATAAATCTCtatttttcctctattttttttctcccctaCTCATATCCATTTCCATGGCACCCCACCTCAAATGTTGGCTTTTCCTGTCATAAAGGGAAAGAGCCTTGTCGTTGCTAACTCCTCTTCCTTGGGATCAGAGAAAGAATTAGAGAATGACCTAACTAAAAGTTTCTCAACTGGGATCTATTTTGGTCTAAGACCTCTACTTAAACTTGCTAACTCCctaagtgtttttgttttgtagatTGACCAAAGGGAATAGTTAAAATCAAGCTATAAGAGTCCTTTTGTGGGGtatttttcttccctttttaaATATCTTTAGTTTCTATTCTATTTTTCTACTTTAATAACCTAATTTGTAGTTTAGGTTTATAACTTAAATAGTttagaagcatgataggttAGATAAGATGTAGTTTCTTTGAGTGTTACTGCGTTTTTAGGTAGGGTGTGCATGCTTGCATACGCATCTCCACGAACATGAATATGCATGTTTATGCATACGCACACATTTTCAACCCAgaactccaaaatttttgttctttgaCTTTTTCCCTGTCTTGCTTAGTTTAAATGCATGTTTAGGTTCTATTTGAGTCAGTTTTCACATGTCCAAGCTAGAGGTTAGTAGTATACCATGTTTGCATGCTTAATCTATTAGACTGATAGTTAGTGTTTATGTGCTTTGATGAACAAACACGAACATGCACGATGCATAagtgttgtaatgtaataaggTAAGTGAAGGAAAGTCATGCATAATCCCGTGAACATACATATGAATTCGATGATGTACATGATATGTTTTATAAATATGATGAGCTTGGTGATGAACATGGTGAATATGCTTGTTGATGATGATATGATGTTGTTGTCTTTGTGATGATGTGATGTTACTGttttatgatgatgatgatgtggtTGGTACCCTTGGTTATGTAATGTGTTATGTCATGAGATAAAGCATGAAATGCTTAGATGAATGGTAGAATATACCATGCCAAGATGAATGTTAATTAGGCTATGCTTGTGGATGAAGTAAAATGTTATGTTTAGATACATGTTAGGACATGTATGAAATGCCATGTGATGTATGTGATATACCATGTTTATATGAATGTTAGGGTGTATGCTAGATGCAAGTtagtgtgagtgtgtgtgtgtgtgtgtgcgcgtgcaCGCGCATGTGTGTGTAGATAACCTATTAGAGAAACCTTTGATGGAATTAGGATGTAGAACACAATGAATGGAGGCCGACCCACATGTCAAGTAAGGTTAGGTGTCTAACATCTTCACATCCCCATACGTAAACTCTAGACACGTGATCTAGTAAGATCAGTCCCTCCCAAGGTAGTCAAAGACGAAATGCACCCTTAAGGCGCCAAAGCCTTGTATTGCCTGAGGTGATAAGGCACCAAAAAGGTGCTAGCCCAAGTGAAGCGAGGCGTCAAAttctaaatatagtttttttacaTATAGGGTTCCAATCTAATGTATTTGATGTTTAAGATGATGGAAACATGCATGtacgcagcgaaaaaataacggatctatttcattcaaaaAAGTTAACTtgcactatataagtttcagaatataagaacaagagagtgtaccttagagcggtgaatttcaaaaccgaaggtCAGAAGCagttgggaacactttcaatcttcactccaattccactaacgcccaagatgtgtggtctctcaatcagttccatagggagaatgtcaaaaagtgttttacacttcttacaccacttcgcaatagtgttcttacaattctctatagaaaattctgtatgtttctccctttgtatctaactgattatctaattgggctggtcatttgggcatttccaattgggcttaagtgtgtggcttggagtgggaccaaaagagaccaataagatactagctccagtgtgccttgggcttttctgtcaactcttgacaagtccaaaattaccattgattatatttaataccactatataaatatagttgcactctaggccttatttataaattatgtcCCAAGACtctattgtacatgcaaccccttcataaactattcgtagtaatacaaaatcatgaatgtaaactgccactttataaattactacatcttatcattgagtacccggtttaatcctttaaagttattcatcatatatgtATGAAagccaatttcataaatatatactttaacaactctttactaaagtagttaggcctaactctctaaataacaaataaattaaacttatctcaagggaatattttgca
This portion of the Castanea sativa cultivar Marrone di Chiusa Pesio chromosome 7, ASM4071231v1 genome encodes:
- the LOC142644770 gene encoding pathogenesis-related thaumatin-like protein 3.5, with the translated sequence MMASRCSVLLTIVFIFTVIASVTGISSSTRTFTIVNSCKETIWPGITRSENISGGEFKLKPGQSTVYTASSGWGGRIWARTSCKFNKNGNGTCQTGSCGSTLNCTGPSSPPTSIAEFNLGEIDYYDISLVDGFNLPVIVKAFNGTGNCSTAGCDGDLRQNCPPDLTLKANGKVIACRSACDVYKSDEYCCRGMHGNPDSCSPSNYSKTFKQVCPAAYSYAYDDPTSLITCSGANYVVAFCASRNQTVCSFHDNQLFCNQSKGLKVVPHRWWVAVLAIPLMLKLCVMF